From a region of the Gemmatimonadales bacterium genome:
- the aroB gene encoding 3-dehydroquinate synthase, protein MRHATGSYAVIVRAGALGDIAPLLVERHPGARPVVISDSNVASTVPSPVQGATTLTFPAGEEHKTRETWQTLTDQLLASGCDRHCVIVAVGGGVTTDLAGFVAATFLRGVPWIAAPTTTLGMLDAAVGGKTGVNTAHGKNLVGAFHPPSVVVCDPAALATLPDRSYREGLAEAVKHGATLDAEYGEWIASNAPAILARDLPTLERLIHRSAELKAAVVSEDEREGDRRVVLNAGHTIAHALERASGYAIPHGEAVAIGLVVETRVAERMGVAVAGTADRIAAILGRLGLPVAPPSELDDAAVDRAMHADKKNRHGAVRAALLSSFGAMARTDDSWTLPLDLSLVRSLL, encoded by the coding sequence GTGCGGCACGCCACCGGTAGCTACGCCGTGATCGTCCGCGCCGGTGCGCTCGGCGACATCGCCCCACTCCTTGTCGAACGACATCCCGGCGCGCGGCCGGTCGTGATCAGTGACAGCAACGTCGCGAGCACCGTCCCATCGCCCGTGCAGGGTGCGACCACGCTCACCTTTCCGGCCGGAGAGGAACACAAGACCCGCGAGACCTGGCAGACCCTCACCGATCAGCTCCTCGCATCCGGCTGCGATCGTCATTGCGTCATCGTTGCCGTTGGCGGTGGCGTGACCACCGATCTCGCTGGTTTCGTCGCCGCCACATTCCTTCGCGGAGTCCCATGGATTGCGGCGCCTACCACCACCCTTGGCATGCTGGACGCTGCGGTCGGCGGGAAGACCGGCGTCAATACCGCGCACGGCAAGAATCTCGTCGGCGCGTTTCATCCGCCATCGGTCGTCGTGTGCGACCCCGCAGCCCTTGCCACCCTCCCTGACCGGTCGTACCGCGAAGGACTCGCCGAAGCGGTCAAGCACGGGGCGACACTCGACGCCGAGTACGGGGAATGGATCGCGTCGAACGCGCCGGCGATTCTCGCGCGTGACCTCCCGACACTCGAGCGGCTGATTCACCGCAGCGCCGAATTGAAGGCCGCCGTCGTGAGCGAAGACGAGCGCGAAGGTGATCGCCGGGTGGTCCTCAATGCGGGACATACCATCGCGCACGCACTCGAACGCGCCAGCGGTTATGCCATCCCGCACGGCGAAGCGGTTGCGATCGGCCTTGTCGTCGAAACGCGCGTTGCGGAACGGATGGGGGTTGCCGTCGCCGGCACCGCCGATCGAATCGCTGCAATTCTTGGCCGGCTCGGCCTTCCGGTTGCGCCGCCATCGGAACTCGATGACGCCGCCGTCGACCGTGCGATGCATGCTGACAAGAAGAATCGCCACGGCGCCGTTCGCGCGGCATTGCTGTCGTCTTTCGGTGCGATGGCGCGCACCGATGATAGCTGGACTCTTCCGCTCGATCTCTCACTCGTCAGATCGCTGCTCTAG
- a CDS encoding magnesium chelatase, producing the protein MPARPRTLGELSQSAWSEFPLRDRSVRDELRANLVARLESGEPLFPGVLGYEGTIEPEMINALLARHDFILLGTRGQAKSRILRGLTAFLDDAIPVVAGSEINDDPFAPISKFARERIAECGDATPIAWATRDQRYVEKLATPDVTIADMIGDLDPIKAARGGHLLGDELTMHFGLLPRANRGIFAINELPDLSGKIQVGLFNIMQEGDVQIKGYPVRLPLDVLLVFTANPEDYTARGKIITPLKDRIGSEIRTHYPRTADLGVAITRQEAWTSRGRIDVVIPDFLAEMIEHVAVGARRDKRVDKRSGVSQRLPISLMEIVVSNAERRALHQRAARTVARVADVYAGLPAITGKLELEYEGELQGSDAVARELIREAAGSAFADRVPDADVEEIVAWFDQGGALKIGVDDRTETSSRAFNVVPGLMALVEESRLATPDDRELSVAACEFILEALVADQRISRNEESGWQRAKPQRRKGYGDET; encoded by the coding sequence ATGCCAGCACGTCCTCGAACGCTCGGCGAGCTCTCCCAGAGCGCGTGGAGCGAATTCCCACTTCGTGATCGGTCGGTCCGGGATGAATTGCGAGCCAATCTGGTCGCGCGTCTCGAGTCAGGCGAACCGCTCTTCCCCGGCGTGCTCGGTTATGAGGGAACGATCGAGCCCGAAATGATCAATGCGCTCCTGGCGCGGCACGATTTCATCCTCCTCGGCACCCGCGGGCAGGCGAAGAGCAGGATCCTCCGGGGGCTGACCGCATTTCTCGATGATGCGATCCCGGTCGTCGCCGGAAGCGAGATCAACGACGATCCATTCGCACCGATTTCAAAATTCGCGCGCGAGCGAATTGCCGAATGTGGGGATGCAACCCCAATCGCATGGGCGACGCGCGATCAGCGTTACGTCGAAAAACTTGCCACGCCCGACGTCACCATCGCCGACATGATCGGCGATCTCGATCCGATCAAAGCCGCGCGCGGCGGGCATTTGCTCGGCGACGAGCTGACGATGCACTTCGGCCTGCTGCCCCGAGCCAACCGCGGCATCTTCGCGATCAACGAGCTTCCGGATCTGTCGGGGAAGATCCAGGTCGGCCTCTTCAATATCATGCAGGAGGGCGACGTTCAGATCAAAGGCTATCCCGTCCGCCTGCCCCTCGATGTGCTGCTCGTATTCACGGCGAACCCCGAGGACTACACCGCGCGCGGCAAGATCATCACGCCGCTCAAGGACCGGATTGGCTCCGAAATCCGTACCCACTATCCCCGCACCGCCGACCTTGGCGTGGCGATCACCCGACAGGAAGCGTGGACGTCGCGCGGTCGGATCGACGTCGTCATCCCCGACTTTCTCGCCGAGATGATCGAACACGTTGCGGTCGGAGCGCGCCGCGACAAGCGCGTCGACAAGCGGTCCGGGGTGAGCCAGCGACTGCCGATCTCGCTCATGGAAATCGTGGTGAGCAACGCCGAGCGCCGCGCACTGCATCAACGGGCAGCACGGACCGTGGCGCGTGTCGCCGATGTCTACGCCGGCCTTCCGGCGATCACCGGGAAGCTGGAGCTGGAATACGAAGGCGAGCTCCAGGGAAGCGATGCCGTGGCCCGCGAATTGATCCGCGAGGCGGCGGGGTCGGCGTTCGCGGACCGCGTTCCCGATGCGGACGTCGAGGAGATCGTCGCCTGGTTTGACCAGGGGGGCGCCCTCAAGATCGGCGTGGATGACCGGACGGAAACCAGCTCTCGCGCGTTCAACGTCGTCCCGGGGCTGATGGCACTGGTCGAGGAGTCACGGCTCGCAACGCCGGACGATCGTGAGCTGTCGGTCGCGGCGTGTGAATTCATCCTCGAGGCGCTGGTTGCCGATCAGCGGATCTCGCGCAACGAGGAATCGGGATGGCAGCGGGCCAAGCCGCAGCGTCGCAAGGGGTACGGCGACGAAACGTGA
- a CDS encoding RNA polymerase sigma factor RpoD/SigA, translating to MPRRVRRAPERARAIPVTAAESFEQYLRDIKDLPMIGSVEEERALARRARTGDPDAAERLVTANLRFVIAFVKRYQGHGLDLSDLVAIGNEGLLRAVRKFDPDRGVKFISYAVWWVRQAVLKALAEQTRSVRFPLNQNTAVVRFAKSQGLLAQELGRTPTDEELSVALGMPLDDVRHARRLFVTEVSLDAPIETGDSRAATLGERLPVGEGSEIESNTDVILRRDFIDRLFRRYLTPRERRILSLYYGLDATGEALTLEEIGETLGVTRERIRQLRERAFAKLRACPEVEFLGQFRAA from the coding sequence ATGCCCCGTCGAGTTCGCCGAGCCCCGGAGCGCGCGCGCGCCATTCCGGTGACCGCAGCCGAGTCGTTCGAGCAGTATCTGCGCGACATCAAGGACCTGCCGATGATCGGCAGCGTGGAGGAAGAACGCGCCCTGGCACGGCGGGCCCGCACCGGAGATCCCGATGCGGCGGAACGACTCGTCACGGCGAATCTCCGCTTCGTGATCGCCTTCGTGAAGCGATACCAGGGTCATGGACTCGACCTCAGTGACCTGGTCGCGATCGGCAACGAGGGGCTCCTCCGCGCGGTGCGCAAGTTCGATCCGGATCGCGGTGTGAAGTTCATCTCGTACGCAGTCTGGTGGGTACGTCAGGCGGTGCTCAAGGCGCTCGCCGAGCAGACGCGATCGGTGCGATTCCCGCTCAACCAGAACACAGCCGTGGTCCGCTTCGCCAAGTCGCAGGGACTCCTTGCCCAGGAACTCGGGCGCACGCCCACCGATGAAGAGCTCTCCGTCGCTCTTGGGATGCCGCTCGACGACGTCCGCCACGCGCGCCGGCTCTTCGTCACCGAGGTGTCGCTCGATGCGCCGATCGAGACCGGAGATTCGCGAGCCGCGACCCTCGGCGAGCGGCTACCGGTCGGCGAGGGGAGTGAAATCGAGAGCAACACCGACGTGATCCTGCGTCGCGACTTCATCGATCGACTCTTCCGCCGCTATCTCACGCCGCGCGAGCGCCGCATCTTGTCGCTCTACTACGGCCTCGATGCGACCGGTGAGGCACTCACGCTCGAAGAGATCGGCGAGACCCTCGGCGTCACCCGCGAACGGATCCGCCAGCTTCGCGAGCGCGCCTTTGCCAAGTTGCGCGCCTGCCCCGAGGTGGAGTTCCTGGGTCAGTTTCGAGCCGCCTGA
- a CDS encoding cytidylate kinase-like family protein, with protein MLLTISREFGAGGSVVAETVARRLGWSLVDNQLVEEIARRAGMTPEEAQSRVERGPTFVERVARALAAATPEALTPSSVQPPELEEARIKLITEQVVSESADGHAVLVGRAASAVIGRRADALHVKLVGTLEYRRQVVADRLGISIEQAERQVRDVDAHRTEYHRKWYQRDWRNPQNYHLVINTGWVGLDRASDLIVDLVTGH; from the coding sequence ATGCTGCTGACCATCTCGCGGGAATTCGGCGCCGGAGGATCGGTCGTCGCGGAGACGGTGGCCCGCCGGCTGGGATGGAGCCTGGTCGACAACCAGCTGGTCGAGGAGATCGCCCGCCGTGCCGGGATGACCCCTGAGGAGGCGCAGTCGCGTGTCGAACGCGGGCCGACCTTCGTGGAGCGGGTTGCGCGCGCGCTGGCGGCTGCCACGCCCGAGGCGCTCACGCCGAGCAGCGTGCAGCCGCCCGAGCTCGAGGAGGCGCGCATCAAGCTGATCACCGAACAGGTCGTGTCGGAATCTGCGGATGGACACGCGGTGCTGGTTGGACGTGCGGCGAGTGCGGTGATCGGCCGCCGGGCCGATGCGTTGCACGTCAAGCTGGTCGGGACGCTGGAGTATCGGCGGCAGGTGGTCGCCGACCGCCTCGGCATTTCAATCGAACAGGCGGAACGGCAGGTGCGCGATGTCGACGCACACCGGACCGAGTATCACCGCAAATGGTACCAGCGCGACTGGCGCAACCCGCAGAACTATCATCTGGTGATCAACACCGGATGGGTCGGGCTTGACCGCGCCTCCGACCTGATCGTGGATCTCGTGACCGGACATTAG
- a CDS encoding cob(I)yrinic acid a,c-diamide adenosyltransferase codes for MSSKIYTRTGDAGETGLFGGGRVPKDHPRVAAYGDVDELNSAIGVARACAPIDLADQLLEAVQRDLFSIGGHLATPDPDKVRKSLERATLSDHRVTEFEAAIDAADEELPPLKAFVLPGGSPKAAALHLARAICRRAERSVVALAREDDVPPLFLVYLNRLSDLLFALARVANQRAGTGDVVW; via the coding sequence GTGTCATCAAAGATCTACACGCGAACCGGCGACGCGGGCGAAACCGGCCTCTTCGGCGGAGGACGCGTCCCGAAGGATCATCCGCGCGTTGCCGCCTACGGCGACGTCGATGAACTGAACTCGGCGATCGGCGTGGCGCGAGCGTGTGCTCCGATCGACCTCGCCGACCAACTCCTCGAAGCCGTGCAGCGCGACCTCTTTTCCATCGGCGGCCACCTCGCGACGCCCGATCCCGACAAGGTCCGCAAGTCGCTCGAACGCGCCACGCTGTCGGACCACCGCGTTACGGAGTTCGAAGCCGCGATCGACGCGGCGGACGAAGAACTTCCGCCGCTCAAGGCGTTCGTCCTCCCCGGTGGTTCGCCCAAGGCCGCCGCGTTGCACCTGGCGCGAGCGATCTGCCGCCGCGCGGAACGGAGCGTCGTGGCGCTCGCCCGCGAAGACGACGTGCCACCCCTTTTCCTGGTCTACCTGAACCGGCTGTCCGACCTGCTCTTCGCGTTGGCGCGGGTCGCGAACCAGCGCGCCGGTACCGGAGATGTCGTCTGGTAG